A genomic region of Barnesiella propionica contains the following coding sequences:
- a CDS encoding NUDIX hydrolase N-terminal domain-containing protein: MDKLTDVFSGQEWLKWAMELQFISQAGLTYSEDVFDRERFARLREISAEIMNMKTGISIEKVREVFCNETGFQTPKLDTRAAIFKDDKILLVKEKNGTWSLPGGWVDVNESVKSNTVKEVKEEAGLDVVPVKLIALQDRNMHNLPVYAYGVCKAFVLCEIVGGGFCENCETSASAFFSPDELPPLALEKNNEEQIRLCFSAYYKASHWDTVFD; encoded by the coding sequence GATAAGCTTACAGATGTGTTTTCAGGACAGGAATGGTTAAAATGGGCCATGGAGCTGCAGTTTATCTCCCAGGCCGGGTTAACCTATTCGGAGGATGTTTTCGATAGGGAACGGTTTGCCCGTCTGCGTGAGATCTCCGCCGAGATTATGAATATGAAAACAGGTATATCTATAGAAAAAGTCAGAGAGGTATTTTGCAATGAGACCGGTTTTCAAACTCCGAAACTGGATACGCGGGCGGCGATTTTCAAAGATGATAAAATTTTACTGGTAAAGGAGAAGAACGGTACGTGGTCATTACCGGGGGGATGGGTGGATGTCAATGAGTCCGTAAAATCGAATACCGTAAAAGAAGTGAAAGAAGAAGCCGGATTGGATGTTGTTCCTGTCAAGTTGATTGCGTTACAAGACAGGAATATGCACAACCTGCCTGTGTATGCTTATGGCGTATGCAAAGCTTTTGTTTTGTGTGAAATTGTAGGCGGAGGATTCTGTGAAAATTGTGAAACTTCGGCCAGCGCTTTTTTTTCTCCGGATGAACTGCCTCCTCTTGCACTGGAAAAGAATAACGAGGAACAGATAAGGTTATGTTTCAGCGCATATTATAAGGCTTCTCATTGGGATACTGTTTTCGATTAA
- a CDS encoding helix-turn-helix domain-containing protein gives MERFKYVQPSPFLSSYVKRYWILETDEVYTMPQRIVPSGSVQLSFYQGDPVRLSANGLCSCGGVIGGQMVGYWDISLTGYLKIFTVVFQPFGARAFFRIPMSEITDQVVALRDLNDKSLCELEDRIMNTRYEEECIGFIEQFLISRLKPFKDYNYNRLYSAIELINRESVGQLSLTKISGSVCLGHKQFRRIFSEYVGTNPKSFQRIVRFQRALFILQNFPEISFTRLAYECGYYDQSHLINEFKVFSGYTPTEFMSFGLPESDYFS, from the coding sequence ATGGAAAGATTCAAATACGTGCAACCATCTCCTTTTCTGAGTTCTTATGTGAAACGTTATTGGATACTGGAAACTGATGAGGTATATACTATGCCGCAAAGAATCGTTCCGAGCGGGAGTGTCCAACTTTCTTTTTACCAGGGAGATCCGGTCAGGCTATCGGCAAACGGATTATGTTCCTGCGGTGGAGTGATCGGCGGGCAGATGGTCGGTTACTGGGATATTTCATTAACCGGATATTTGAAAATATTTACGGTTGTATTTCAGCCTTTTGGTGCACGTGCTTTTTTTCGAATACCTATGAGCGAGATTACAGATCAGGTTGTTGCTTTGCGGGATTTAAACGATAAAAGTCTATGTGAATTAGAAGACCGGATTATGAATACCAGATATGAAGAAGAGTGTATCGGATTTATCGAGCAATTTCTGATAAGCCGGCTGAAACCTTTTAAAGATTATAATTATAATCGTTTATATTCTGCAATAGAATTGATTAATCGGGAATCTGTCGGACAATTGTCTCTTACGAAAATCTCGGGTTCGGTTTGTTTAGGACATAAACAGTTTCGGCGGATATTCTCGGAGTATGTAGGTACGAATCCTAAAAGTTTCCAAAGAATCGTACGTTTCCAAAGGGCATTATTTATATTACAAAATTTTCCGGAAATATCGTTTACCCGGTTGGCGTATGAATGCGGATATTATGATCAGTCTCATTTAATTAATGAATTCAAGGTGTTTTCCGGCTATACGCCTACGGAATTTATGTCTTTCGGATTACCGGAGTCCGATTATTTTTCATAG
- a CDS encoding VOC family protein, whose product MSKMISFFEIPSVDFCRAVKFYETILKTDLVVCECGEDEKMAVFLDENGRACGDVFYNADFLPSQQGVIISLRTENMEGTLHAIVENGGKIIRPKTKIEAEGMGYFALFIDCEGNKLGLYSDR is encoded by the coding sequence ATGAGTAAAATGATTTCTTTTTTCGAGATTCCGTCAGTGGATTTTTGTCGTGCGGTAAAATTTTATGAGACTATTCTGAAAACCGATCTGGTAGTTTGTGAATGTGGCGAAGACGAAAAAATGGCTGTGTTTCTGGATGAAAACGGCCGGGCTTGCGGAGACGTATTTTATAATGCGGATTTTCTGCCTTCTCAACAGGGCGTCATTATTAGCCTGAGAACGGAGAATATGGAAGGAACATTGCATGCTATCGTTGAAAACGGAGGAAAGATTATCCGGCCTAAAACCAAGATTGAAGCAGAGGGTATGGGATATTTCGCCTTATTTATAGATTGTGAAGGAAACAAATTGGGTTTGTATTCTGACAGATAA